A window of the Candidatus Paraluminiphilus aquimaris genome harbors these coding sequences:
- a CDS encoding NAD-dependent epimerase/dehydratase family protein, translated as MAPIPKGGTVAVTGSAGFIGGWVVKQLLDKGYRVRACVRDVSDEEKTGFLTSMPGHASGRLTLHAADLDTPGCFDEIFQGCHGVAHLSHVSSYDDEGYVKRVCDHIIDSVNRSGSVNRVVVTSSIAAVISEQDMQELVRRPVLFEGRYPDEQNPNRTTARGQGYSIGKVIAERAFSDAAHASGRWDAITCCPGDNVGPILARHQKERGPWQHHIETMLLGRYSQNIVGAYRPWYTVDVRDVAEAHIRMLERDGLKNGERFIAWSTETRNVEDVCASIDRLLPELGFAGATLVDPLPDKVKAREAQFRAIWGGCELRNDRIKDALGMEFRSLDESIRDCVESLITIGGVQPVLK; from the coding sequence ATGGCGCCAATTCCAAAGGGTGGCACTGTAGCCGTAACAGGAAGCGCTGGCTTTATTGGTGGCTGGGTCGTCAAACAGTTACTGGATAAAGGTTATCGTGTTCGCGCCTGTGTCCGCGACGTTTCTGATGAAGAGAAGACGGGCTTTTTAACGTCCATGCCCGGTCATGCAAGTGGCCGCCTGACCCTGCACGCCGCGGATCTTGACACGCCGGGATGCTTTGATGAGATATTTCAAGGGTGTCACGGCGTTGCGCATCTCTCGCACGTGTCCAGCTATGACGATGAAGGCTATGTGAAACGTGTTTGTGATCACATCATCGACAGTGTCAATCGATCCGGTTCGGTCAATCGTGTGGTGGTCACTTCCAGCATAGCCGCCGTCATCTCAGAACAAGATATGCAGGAGCTCGTGCGACGGCCGGTTCTCTTTGAGGGCCGGTACCCCGATGAGCAAAACCCAAACCGTACGACGGCGCGTGGTCAGGGATACTCTATAGGCAAGGTCATTGCTGAACGTGCCTTTTCCGACGCGGCTCATGCGAGTGGACGATGGGATGCAATCACCTGCTGCCCTGGCGACAACGTGGGACCTATCTTGGCACGCCATCAGAAGGAGCGAGGGCCCTGGCAACACCATATCGAGACGATGCTGCTCGGTCGTTACAGTCAAAATATCGTGGGGGCCTATCGTCCTTGGTATACGGTCGACGTGCGCGATGTGGCTGAGGCGCACATCCGGATGCTCGAGCGAGATGGTTTGAAGAATGGGGAGCGGTTTATTGCGTGGTCGACGGAGACCCGCAATGTGGAAGATGTGTGCGCGAGTATTGATCGGCTCTTGCCCGAGTTGGGGTTTGCGGGCGCGACGTTAGTTGATCCATTGCCCGACAAGGTTAAGGCCCGAGAAGCTCAATTTAGAGCTATATGGGGCGGATGTGAGCTGCGAAATGATCGAATTAAAGATGCCTTGGGCATGGAGTTTCGGTCGCTCGACGAATCTATTCGCGATTGTGTTGAATCGCTGATTACCATTGGCGGTGTGCAACCGGTCCTCAAGTAG
- a CDS encoding DUF1254 domain-containing protein — protein MSESPRKPVSPAAELYLWGFPTVSVHRTRLMLSSHHDTGTLRHIESLATPSDKAIVAINNDTLYSSGWYDLSYGDVMIDVPPMDKPDRYWNLMVVDAYTHVAYVSRRHHGVSGVSARVTFDPKAEPLDDGATTIRLGTRTAWIIIRVLVESPEDVAQARVLQRQFSVRPAPDHPHIRMEPAGRAAKIAESGAPFFTELRGYVAHSPPAPWHPALSPAAKAILDDPSCLTDAELEAGIQEAETLIKSGRTTDTVFQNGWSTGRAAGGPGDDILKRAVGAKFGLGGHYAVENRSYMALSDSQRGALSGKHELCMKFDADNLPPCDAFWSLTAYGMDLYLVENEINRYSIGDRTPNLHRDDDGGLTVILSAQRPQRAGNWLPVPDGPYMLGMRVYEGHSSVLDCDWFPPPLTR, from the coding sequence GTGAGTGAGTCGCCAAGAAAACCGGTGTCGCCCGCTGCAGAACTTTATTTGTGGGGATTTCCCACCGTATCAGTGCACCGCACTCGACTCATGCTGTCGTCTCACCATGACACCGGTACCTTGCGCCACATTGAGTCCTTGGCGACACCGAGCGATAAAGCCATCGTGGCCATTAACAACGACACCTTGTACTCATCGGGGTGGTACGACTTATCGTACGGCGATGTGATGATCGACGTCCCACCCATGGATAAGCCCGATCGGTACTGGAACCTTATGGTGGTCGATGCGTATACCCATGTTGCCTATGTGTCACGTCGGCACCACGGTGTGTCGGGGGTGTCTGCTCGCGTTACTTTCGACCCAAAAGCCGAACCACTGGATGACGGAGCCACCACAATTCGACTGGGTACACGGACGGCTTGGATCATTATTAGAGTTCTAGTCGAGTCCCCAGAAGACGTCGCTCAAGCGAGAGTACTACAACGACAATTCAGTGTTAGACCTGCCCCTGACCACCCACATATTAGAATGGAGCCTGCGGGCCGCGCTGCAAAAATCGCGGAGTCGGGCGCGCCATTTTTCACGGAACTCAGAGGCTACGTCGCGCACTCGCCCCCGGCGCCATGGCACCCAGCCTTGTCCCCCGCCGCTAAGGCAATATTGGATGACCCGTCGTGTTTAACGGACGCCGAGTTAGAGGCAGGTATTCAAGAAGCAGAGACGTTGATTAAGTCCGGTAGAACCACCGATACGGTCTTTCAAAATGGCTGGAGTACAGGCAGGGCTGCGGGCGGCCCCGGTGATGATATTTTGAAGCGGGCGGTGGGCGCCAAATTCGGACTTGGGGGGCATTATGCGGTCGAAAATAGATCGTATATGGCGTTGTCGGACTCCCAACGAGGGGCATTGAGTGGGAAGCACGAGCTTTGTATGAAGTTTGATGCCGACAACTTACCGCCGTGTGATGCCTTCTGGTCACTGACCGCCTATGGCATGGACCTCTACCTCGTTGAAAACGAGATTAACCGTTACTCCATTGGTGATCGAACCCCCAATTTGCACCGCGATGATGATGGGGGGCTGACGGTTATCTTGTCTGCGCAAAGACCTCAGCGGGCTGGAAACTGGCTGCCAGTACCCGACGGTCCCTACATGCTTGGGATGCGCGTTTACGAAGGACATTCCTCGGTGCTCGATTGCGATTGGTTTCCTCCACCTCTGACTCGTTAA
- a CDS encoding VOC family protein, with the protein MSSGQSELSTSSVIGIHHVGMSVSDLKASVEFYSEALGVDLHSTPETMQIEDGSLGFSTPSSSAVLAFPNGYLKLSEYDRSDLPPSAVLPVKGPGITHVCYQSPTSQDIYQRLMDGGATSVSRGEQPVHLLGQGVYYAYARDHDGIMYETEHLDHTPFEGPIWFSHAALVSPDLDRLVEFYSLLFDAKPNRRTDRASGPRFDEVAGYDNVMIRAAWFDIGNMILEMWQFVNPVTPEPQRTAAIEDLGYNKVAFEVSDLQKEYERLTGLGVAFLSSPAMSVDGWEVCLRDPDGNLISLIQPKTQDDFSVSHLKQKTW; encoded by the coding sequence GTGAGTAGTGGTCAATCTGAGTTAAGCACGTCAAGCGTTATCGGCATCCACCACGTTGGTATGTCAGTCAGCGATTTAAAGGCATCGGTTGAATTTTATTCAGAAGCCCTCGGTGTAGACCTGCATAGCACGCCCGAAACGATGCAGATCGAGGACGGCAGTCTGGGGTTCTCAACGCCGAGTAGTAGCGCTGTACTGGCATTCCCCAATGGTTATTTGAAGCTCTCTGAGTACGACCGATCTGATCTTCCACCTTCTGCCGTCCTGCCTGTAAAAGGACCGGGCATCACGCATGTCTGCTATCAGTCGCCGACCTCCCAAGATATTTATCAGCGTCTAATGGATGGGGGCGCTACGTCGGTTAGTCGCGGAGAACAGCCCGTTCATTTGTTAGGGCAGGGCGTCTACTACGCGTACGCCAGAGATCACGACGGCATCATGTACGAAACCGAGCACCTCGATCACACGCCATTTGAGGGGCCTATTTGGTTCTCACATGCAGCGTTGGTATCGCCCGATCTTGATCGTTTGGTTGAGTTTTATTCTCTTTTGTTTGATGCCAAGCCCAATCGACGGACGGATCGGGCATCCGGGCCTCGGTTTGACGAGGTTGCCGGGTACGACAATGTCATGATCCGAGCCGCTTGGTTTGATATTGGCAACATGATTTTGGAGATGTGGCAATTTGTGAATCCAGTGACGCCGGAGCCTCAGCGAACGGCAGCAATCGAAGATCTCGGGTACAACAAAGTTGCTTTTGAGGTCTCGGATCTACAAAAAGAATATGAGCGTTTGACGGGTCTGGGTGTCGCATTTTTATCGTCGCCCGCTATGTCTGTTGATGGTTGGGAGGTCTGTTTAAGAGACCCTGATGGCAATCTCATCAGTTTGATTCAACCAAAAACACAAGACGATTTTTCCGTTAGTCATTTAAAACAGAAAACGTGGTAG
- a CDS encoding TetR/AcrR family transcriptional regulator: MDVAKNLVVAHGLQLFSIKKLAVEAEVSEPLLFHYFSSRTALLQQLLRREFTRLVTGLNASLNGADTLDAVLRVYVSMNYDQCVEESVINLLLSEPDIAEAVEADVSENREIREKMLVSTIAGNLNVSKKTAAMFALMASAASLSAARFAHKYGIDRHNSVETTINFIKAGFEAHRAH, encoded by the coding sequence TTGGATGTTGCGAAAAACTTGGTCGTTGCGCACGGACTGCAGTTGTTCTCAATAAAGAAGCTCGCGGTCGAAGCCGAGGTGAGTGAACCGCTTCTTTTTCATTACTTTTCATCGCGAACAGCGCTGCTACAACAGCTTCTTCGTCGTGAATTTACACGCCTAGTAACTGGCTTGAATGCATCTTTAAATGGCGCTGACACCTTGGATGCAGTTTTGCGTGTATACGTCTCAATGAACTACGACCAGTGTGTCGAAGAAAGCGTCATCAACCTGCTGCTTTCTGAGCCAGATATCGCGGAAGCGGTTGAGGCGGACGTGTCCGAGAACCGTGAAATACGGGAAAAAATGCTGGTCTCGACCATCGCAGGTAACCTCAACGTCAGTAAAAAGACGGCGGCAATGTTCGCGCTTATGGCATCGGCAGCATCGCTCTCCGCGGCAAGATTTGCGCATAAGTACGGTATCGATCGCCACAATTCCGTCGAGACAACGATTAACTTTATTAAAGCGGGATTCGAAGCACATCGCGCGCATTAG
- a CDS encoding MFS transporter: MNNTDTAGSLRLSFGTKLAFGSGAMAEAVYMGLFNTFITIFYNQVIGLSNTLIGIAIMLALVGDALTDPVVGILSDRWRGRYGRRHPFMFVAPVPLALMVYCIFNPPEGLVEGSHQLGLFLWLALTTILSRAFLTLYSVPHLALGGELSKDQFQRSQLFSANTMIGAASGALVAISTWGYFFAGERVRASDGQLVPGHLDPAAYGPMVICACAAIVIAVWGCALLTLKHVERLTEAPAPTERFTIIMLFREILGTFKNRNYLILMVGYFFFMITSGIYDTFNVFINTYFWELAPEEIKYFGFIALPMIIVGALASPVLQKKFDRKPVIVTALIFMTIFAQLVIDLRLLGLLPANHDENLLPILIANAGAFALTIGVGGVAIMGMIGDLIDENELTTGLRQDGLFFSARAFFAKASYSVGHLFAGIALDLYVRLPFEAVPGQLEEAILTRMGIVAGPAMAVSAVIAVFVYSRYDLTAARHRAIVAELDKRNSESRSDQKRPEMEARLSDNDTGFDA, translated from the coding sequence TTGAACAACACAGACACAGCAGGCAGCCTGCGCCTGAGCTTTGGAACCAAGCTTGCCTTTGGCTCCGGCGCGATGGCGGAAGCTGTCTACATGGGGCTTTTCAACACATTTATCACCATTTTTTACAATCAAGTCATAGGCTTATCGAATACTTTAATCGGTATCGCCATCATGCTGGCCCTCGTGGGCGATGCGCTTACCGACCCTGTTGTCGGCATACTTTCTGATCGGTGGCGTGGAAGATATGGTCGCAGACACCCCTTCATGTTTGTCGCGCCTGTGCCACTTGCCTTAATGGTTTACTGTATTTTTAATCCGCCCGAGGGCCTCGTTGAGGGCAGCCACCAGCTCGGTTTGTTTCTCTGGCTGGCCCTAACCACCATCTTAAGTCGGGCATTTCTAACGCTGTACAGTGTCCCGCACCTTGCGCTAGGCGGTGAACTATCCAAGGACCAGTTTCAACGCTCGCAACTGTTCAGCGCCAATACGATGATTGGTGCTGCATCCGGTGCACTCGTGGCGATTTCCACCTGGGGTTATTTTTTTGCAGGAGAGCGAGTACGAGCAAGCGATGGGCAACTGGTACCCGGTCACCTCGACCCAGCCGCCTATGGACCCATGGTCATCTGTGCCTGCGCTGCGATCGTCATCGCCGTTTGGGGGTGTGCGCTACTGACACTCAAGCATGTCGAACGGTTGACCGAGGCACCTGCACCCACAGAGCGATTCACCATCATCATGCTCTTTCGAGAAATTCTTGGCACCTTCAAAAACCGCAACTACCTCATTCTCATGGTCGGCTATTTTTTCTTCATGATCACGAGCGGAATTTATGACACCTTTAACGTCTTCATAAATACGTATTTCTGGGAGCTTGCTCCCGAAGAGATCAAATACTTTGGCTTCATAGCCTTACCCATGATTATCGTCGGGGCGCTCGCCTCGCCAGTGCTTCAGAAAAAGTTCGATCGTAAGCCAGTCATTGTGACAGCGCTGATTTTCATGACCATCTTTGCGCAATTAGTGATTGATCTTAGGCTTCTTGGATTACTGCCCGCCAACCACGATGAGAATTTACTCCCCATTCTTATCGCCAATGCTGGCGCATTCGCCCTGACGATTGGCGTTGGAGGGGTGGCGATCATGGGCATGATTGGCGATCTTATCGATGAAAACGAACTCACCACGGGGCTTCGACAAGACGGTTTGTTTTTCTCCGCTCGCGCCTTCTTTGCAAAAGCCTCTTATTCTGTAGGCCACCTATTTGCAGGCATTGCCTTAGATCTCTACGTCCGACTACCTTTCGAGGCTGTGCCTGGCCAACTAGAGGAGGCCATACTCACGCGAATGGGCATCGTTGCGGGCCCCGCTATGGCGGTCTCAGCGGTCATAGCGGTGTTTGTGTACAGCCGTTATGACCTCACCGCCGCGCGACACCGAGCAATAGTCGCCGAATTAGACAAACGTAATAGTGAATCGCGATCTGATCAAAAAAGGCCAGAAATGGAAGCCCGCCTATCCGATAACGATACGGGATTCGATGCCTGA
- a CDS encoding alpha/beta fold hydrolase gives MEDYQHGYFETGGCRLHFVEAGAGPLLILYHGFPMFWFSFYPQIEALKTQFRVVAIDGPGVNLSSKPANIELYKLENLALQIDELAQHLHGDEPFYLVGHDWGGALVWAYAQHYPHRLHKVVAINAPPANQLIELLASNSEQQRRSSYMWSMREGELHTSMTENGAARVWERAYAPFRGRPHYTKEHDEIMRIGLAQPGAIDGGINWYRANIPPLGGITDADFWPSRDAKTDVPALLIWGEKDQTFIPQFIDDLHRYATQLSVEILPGVGHTPMLEVPEITNKTLSDFLSA, from the coding sequence ATGGAAGACTACCAACACGGTTACTTCGAAACCGGTGGGTGCCGCCTTCACTTTGTGGAAGCGGGTGCCGGCCCGCTTCTGATTCTGTACCACGGCTTCCCCATGTTTTGGTTCTCGTTTTACCCGCAAATTGAAGCACTCAAAACGCAATTTAGGGTGGTTGCCATTGACGGACCGGGCGTAAACTTGTCGTCGAAGCCAGCCAACATCGAACTCTACAAACTGGAAAATCTCGCGCTTCAGATCGATGAACTCGCGCAACACCTTCATGGCGATGAGCCCTTTTACCTCGTAGGGCACGATTGGGGTGGTGCGTTAGTCTGGGCGTATGCTCAGCACTACCCTCATCGATTGCACAAGGTTGTTGCGATCAATGCGCCGCCCGCGAACCAGCTCATCGAGCTACTCGCCTCTAACAGCGAGCAACAACGCCGCTCCAGTTACATGTGGTCAATGCGAGAGGGTGAACTCCACACGTCAATGACAGAAAATGGGGCTGCACGCGTCTGGGAACGGGCTTACGCGCCGTTTAGAGGCCGCCCCCACTACACCAAAGAGCATGACGAAATCATGCGCATAGGCCTCGCCCAACCAGGTGCAATTGACGGTGGTATCAATTGGTATCGGGCCAATATTCCGCCTCTAGGTGGCATTACCGATGCTGACTTCTGGCCGTCAAGAGATGCGAAGACAGATGTGCCCGCGTTGCTGATCTGGGGTGAGAAGGATCAAACATTCATTCCCCAGTTCATTGATGACCTACACCGCTATGCGACCCAGCTGTCAGTTGAAATTCTGCCAGGCGTCGGGCACACACCCATGCTGGAAGTGCCTGAGATCACGAACAAGACGTTAAGCGATTTTCTAAGCGCCTGA
- a CDS encoding glutathione S-transferase family protein yields the protein MILYSGDLSPYSAKVRMQIYAMGVSDDFSFELPVVQFFSGKLKEVSPIGRIPILKTDEGLIPESEVIAEYIDELYPQQSLVGNTPIERANIRVLSRIADTYLMDNIFLALGQMRVPEPNQAIIDLLTAQVVRGVTALEEYLTADGYAAGGSELTRADCSLVPALYMCDRTLPRLGISNPVLGLVKTEAYWGRIQQNEHAARVIAEMDRGLKARLDGSEQRMVAEAMKQAAARSGS from the coding sequence ATGATACTTTACAGCGGTGATTTAAGTCCTTACAGCGCAAAAGTGCGCATGCAAATTTACGCTATGGGGGTTTCTGATGACTTTAGCTTCGAGTTGCCGGTGGTTCAATTTTTCTCCGGGAAGCTGAAAGAGGTATCTCCTATAGGGCGAATTCCTATTTTGAAAACCGACGAGGGTCTTATTCCTGAGTCAGAGGTAATCGCTGAGTATATTGACGAGTTGTACCCGCAGCAGTCACTCGTCGGTAACACGCCTATCGAGCGTGCGAATATTCGAGTATTGAGCCGAATCGCAGACACTTATCTGATGGACAATATTTTCCTGGCGCTTGGTCAAATGCGGGTGCCAGAGCCTAATCAAGCGATCATTGATCTACTGACCGCTCAAGTCGTACGCGGTGTGACTGCTCTGGAAGAATATCTTACGGCCGATGGATATGCCGCCGGAGGCAGTGAACTCACTCGCGCAGACTGCAGTCTAGTTCCCGCGCTCTATATGTGTGACCGGACACTGCCTCGACTGGGTATCAGTAATCCTGTTTTGGGACTGGTGAAAACCGAGGCTTATTGGGGTCGGATACAACAGAATGAGCATGCAGCGCGCGTTATAGCTGAAATGGATCGCGGTCTTAAAGCGCGCCTTGATGGTTCAGAGCAACGTATGGTGGCAGAGGCGATGAAACAGGCGGCTGCCCGGAGCGGATCCTAA
- a CDS encoding amidohydrolase family protein, translated as MSHKEGRIIHDADSHIIEARGWLESYASEYVKNNLETGAFDLNMSALDPLMNAANKRLAGADPDLTEALRSNIFAHPGKRNMWSAYGAVEKVERSAALDIMGVSSQLIFPSVGAARFARSSDMDVVYGGCDALNRGMADFCADDPRLLSVGYLSLRDPERALTSLKLALDLGVNAIWIGSDAVEGRAPSHIAYDPLWSMMQDAGVPVTLHIGSGQNMPSVYMNTGVERVLEGNIGNIETTKPKDLPVVHHSIERWITCMIYDGVLERFPELKIGIIELGANWVPATLMNLDMGVSLLGKFDQGLKKLSMKPSEYFQRQIRVAPMHTENTGWILRNVGKDILMFNTDYPHPEGGSDPYGDFERSLDAVEPTKEELDRFYRWNFEDYLGLRA; from the coding sequence ATGTCACACAAAGAAGGTCGAATTATTCACGATGCTGACAGTCACATTATTGAGGCTCGTGGTTGGCTTGAAAGCTATGCGTCTGAGTACGTTAAAAATAACTTGGAGACGGGAGCGTTTGATCTAAACATGTCAGCGCTGGATCCCCTCATGAACGCGGCTAACAAACGTTTAGCTGGCGCTGATCCGGACCTGACCGAGGCGCTTCGTTCAAATATTTTTGCGCACCCCGGCAAGCGTAATATGTGGAGTGCTTATGGCGCTGTCGAGAAAGTTGAGCGCAGTGCTGCGTTGGACATCATGGGTGTCAGCTCGCAATTGATCTTTCCCTCGGTGGGTGCTGCGCGGTTTGCGCGCTCAAGCGATATGGATGTGGTGTACGGCGGTTGCGATGCACTTAATCGTGGAATGGCAGACTTCTGTGCGGATGATCCACGACTACTTTCAGTGGGCTATCTGTCCTTGCGTGATCCTGAGCGTGCGCTTACATCGCTCAAACTTGCCTTGGATTTAGGGGTTAATGCGATTTGGATAGGGAGTGACGCGGTTGAAGGGAGAGCACCATCGCACATCGCCTACGATCCTCTCTGGTCGATGATGCAAGATGCGGGTGTGCCCGTCACACTGCACATTGGCAGCGGTCAAAATATGCCATCGGTGTACATGAACACCGGAGTGGAGCGTGTGCTTGAGGGCAATATTGGTAACATCGAGACAACGAAGCCAAAAGATCTTCCCGTGGTCCACCACAGCATCGAGCGCTGGATTACCTGCATGATTTATGACGGTGTATTAGAGCGTTTCCCTGAGCTCAAAATCGGGATCATTGAACTGGGTGCCAATTGGGTTCCCGCTACGTTGATGAATCTGGATATGGGTGTCTCGCTGTTAGGTAAATTTGATCAAGGGCTGAAAAAGCTCTCCATGAAACCCTCGGAGTATTTTCAGCGGCAAATTCGTGTGGCGCCTATGCACACTGAAAATACCGGATGGATTCTTCGAAATGTGGGTAAGGATATTTTGATGTTCAACACCGACTACCCTCACCCTGAGGGTGGCAGTGATCCCTATGGCGATTTTGAGCGCAGTTTGGACGCAGTTGAGCCCACTAAAGAAGAGCTCGATCGGTTTTATCGTTGGAATTTCGAGGACTACCTCGGTCTCAGGGCTTAA
- a CDS encoding SDR family oxidoreductase, translating into MDNKTIFITGAASGIGKATALLFHSQGWIVGACDASRDALDVLSNELTERCPTYCVDVRNSSELEAAIADFCSQSSGRLDIMFNNAGIAIGGYFEDLPMQKTRDMVDINLVGVLNGFHASIPYLKNTNGALCISTSSSAAIYGAAGMATYTATKYAIKGFTHAMSVELSRLGIRVADVMPGIIDTPLWAGARYKNGEVAGTYEKIPKLNADLTDERRTIAPIEVARAVWSAYHGDRLHWYVPEELERSDKATSADYQKRRDELLNTRK; encoded by the coding sequence TTGGACAATAAAACTATCTTTATTACGGGTGCGGCGAGCGGCATTGGTAAGGCTACAGCGTTGCTGTTTCACAGCCAGGGGTGGATTGTAGGTGCTTGCGATGCGAGTCGAGACGCCTTGGACGTGCTGTCCAATGAGTTGACAGAGCGCTGCCCCACGTACTGTGTGGATGTTCGTAATTCAAGCGAGCTTGAGGCTGCGATCGCAGACTTTTGCTCGCAGAGCAGCGGTCGGTTAGACATCATGTTCAATAACGCGGGCATTGCAATTGGTGGGTATTTTGAGGACTTACCAATGCAGAAGACGCGGGACATGGTCGACATCAATCTAGTGGGTGTTCTCAATGGTTTTCATGCGTCGATTCCCTACTTAAAAAACACCAACGGTGCGCTGTGCATCAGCACGTCTTCGTCGGCCGCAATCTATGGCGCGGCAGGAATGGCTACTTACACAGCGACCAAGTACGCCATAAAGGGGTTTACGCACGCTATGAGTGTCGAACTCTCGCGACTCGGTATTCGTGTGGCAGACGTCATGCCAGGGATTATCGATACGCCTTTATGGGCCGGTGCACGCTATAAGAATGGAGAGGTGGCCGGTACCTACGAAAAGATACCGAAGTTGAATGCAGATCTAACCGACGAGAGGAGAACCATTGCGCCTATCGAAGTTGCGAGAGCCGTTTGGAGCGCCTATCACGGTGACCGCTTGCACTGGTATGTGCCCGAGGAGCTCGAGCGCAGCGATAAGGCCACCTCCGCCGACTACCAAAAGCGGCGAGATGAGCTTTTGAATACTCGAAAATAA
- a CDS encoding 2-oxoglutarate and iron-dependent oxygenase domain-containing protein produces MNSETLNEIPTVDWLDLNADRDKFMSDLRYALSECGFLVLKNAPGLDDAFQQKAFQEVRQFFDAPMDVKKTAHISNTPYFRGYTLPTPADRGQGQVIENFQYGFEQAPLCAHDDASQPIHKRLFVGPNTWPKTDSMPEFRPLIEQLTEVYHQLTHQLGELIVESLGEDPAEFRRYFDLEEPYLAASLNHNYSLEVFSDEAKKAVRDSYARFDADNVGAHIDGPPFIALLINDRPGLQVVAGEGDWVNAPVTCRTASGEYDVPVIEGSVIVNTGGTLMHLSEGRYAATLHRVNTLLIPEGETRVSMPYFLLPKMEGDLVPFGRSAADKSGAAGYEAGRDRGANACVNRMGTFPQVTRRWWVDEFEALSEQQRKEVEAETQAAFKLASERGKRFKARSSN; encoded by the coding sequence ATGAACTCAGAGACATTGAACGAAATTCCAACAGTCGATTGGCTCGACCTCAACGCGGATCGTGACAAGTTCATGAGCGATCTGCGGTACGCGCTGTCGGAGTGTGGTTTTTTGGTGCTCAAAAACGCGCCAGGACTGGACGATGCATTCCAGCAGAAAGCCTTTCAAGAGGTTCGTCAGTTTTTTGATGCGCCCATGGACGTCAAGAAAACCGCACATATATCGAACACGCCGTATTTTCGAGGTTATACGCTACCGACGCCTGCCGATCGTGGCCAAGGGCAAGTTATTGAAAATTTCCAATATGGGTTTGAGCAAGCGCCTTTGTGCGCGCACGACGATGCGTCTCAACCGATTCACAAGCGACTTTTTGTCGGTCCTAATACTTGGCCCAAAACAGATTCAATGCCTGAATTCAGGCCACTCATTGAGCAATTAACAGAGGTTTATCACCAGTTAACGCATCAACTGGGCGAACTCATTGTTGAATCTTTGGGTGAGGACCCAGCCGAGTTTCGGCGTTATTTTGATCTTGAAGAGCCATACCTTGCGGCGAGCCTCAATCATAACTATAGCCTTGAGGTTTTCTCTGATGAGGCAAAAAAGGCGGTTCGCGACTCGTATGCGCGATTCGACGCGGATAATGTCGGTGCGCACATTGACGGCCCGCCTTTCATTGCGCTGTTGATTAATGACCGTCCGGGCCTGCAGGTGGTGGCGGGAGAGGGTGATTGGGTGAATGCGCCCGTTACCTGTCGAACCGCTTCGGGAGAGTACGATGTGCCTGTCATTGAGGGGTCGGTTATCGTGAATACGGGTGGTACGCTCATGCATCTGAGTGAGGGGCGATACGCGGCGACATTGCACCGGGTCAATACGTTGTTGATTCCAGAGGGCGAAACACGTGTCTCCATGCCCTATTTTTTGCTGCCCAAAATGGAGGGTGACTTAGTGCCTTTTGGGAGATCAGCGGCCGATAAATCCGGTGCCGCTGGTTACGAAGCGGGACGCGACCGAGGCGCCAACGCCTGTGTTAACCGCATGGGAACTTTTCCACAGGTTACACGTCGATGGTGGGTTGATGAATTTGAGGCCTTGAGCGAACAGCAGCGCAAGGAGGTCGAAGCAGAGACGCAAGCCGCCTTCAAACTTGCCTCAGAGCGCGGTAAGCGCTTCAAAGCGCGGTCTTCGAACTAG